Below is a window of Colletes latitarsis isolate SP2378_abdomen chromosome 5, iyColLati1, whole genome shotgun sequence DNA.
AGATCTGTCTATGCATGTCTCTtttatatgtaaaaatataGTCACTTGAACTCGACGTGTGATCTTAAGTCACGCCCCGGTAGGATTAGGGTCGAAAAGGTTTAGAAGCTCTAACTTGGAGCATAGTGGTTAACTGTAGATACGTCAAGTGAATGGAACCGAGTAACTTCCGGACGATCACTGAGCATGCTGAAAATGAAAATTGCAGGACTACGTTCCGGAAGACGCTGCCGGTGCTGGCTGCGGTTGAGGTCGGTTCTTCGAACAAACGGAACGCAACGAACGAGGACGTGGCCATTTTGCCAGGATATAATGTCACAACGACAGCAAGCGGCGCGGCTAGTAAGACGAACCACTTTGATACGGATTTACATGGGAATGTTAACATTCTTCTCGGTGGGTGAGTAACCACAATTCGTATCCGCAAGAGTTGgagaaatttcattttcgagTACGGAATGAAAACGTTTGGTTTGTAAACTAGGATTTATCTGGACGTTAATAGATTCTAATTtgcaaacgaatttataaaagtttattttcaatttgaatGCTCACGACGTGGTGAGTCCGTTCGAAACCGATTCTAACTGTAAAAGATTAAGAGTCTTTCTGTATTTGCTGCACAGGAAGAGACATCAAACGCGATGTTTCTTTCCTTAATTACATTCCATGGAATTTCCTTACAGACCTTTCGGGCGAAGTAAAGAAAAGATAATATCCGGTAAGATGTTTAGCCTTCTTTCCGTACCATAGACCGTGTTTACAGAGTAAAGATCAGTGCCTCTCAAACTCGATTAGTATAAGAGGCTGGTTTGAAGCAGCAGATCTTTTGAAACTTCCCTAACTTGCCGCGCCTTGAATGTAAAAGAATAATATAAAGATGCTTCCGGTGCAAGTAACGCAACGTAGATCGAAATTGCGTTAAGAAACAAGAGAATATAACAACAAAGAAACATATTGCATGAAAAATCATTATATAAAAGAATTTGCAGACTCTTTAGATAAAtttggaaaattaaaaattctgcaACAACGATTCATCGAGCTAAGAGATTTTAAATCGAATCATTCTCTGAGATTTGAGATCTTTGGTGACATTTGTAAACACAAAAAGACCGAATAGAATGGGAAGCGAGCCCGTCACCGCAATAATCACAGGAATAACTGTATTACGGTGATTAACCGTAATCACTTAATGCACACAAAGTCGCAAACAACGACTACTGATCGTTGGTTTGCCCGTTTCCGCGTTAATCTCGAAGCGCAAGAATTACCTGGACAAACTATAAATCCGTCGGCACATTCTTTCCTTTCCGCGAAATTCCCTGAGGCCACACCATCTTTTTGAACTCCACATTTCGTAAGGGAGCGCTCAACGAACAGGATGATACGTTTCCGCAAACGGTACGATACTGAAAACAACGTTTAAAAAGAAAGTCAAATTTAAACGCTCGAAACCGCACACTTCTTTGAATACAAGCCTCAAATTCTTCATTTCTTTTCAACGCAGTCGAAGTCACTttgttttttcaaattatacatttcattTTGAAAGGTTCTACAAACAGGATTATATTATTCTCGCCAAAGTGTCGGGAAAAATGTTTaatcaaaaaagaaattttatccCATCGTTTAAAAATGCACAGTTTGTAACAGAAAGTTCAACATGTAGAATACTATTTGTCCCCCAAAAACAATACAATATTGCAAactgtattaaaaaaatatttgatataTAGTTTCAACATTGCACGTTCCTAATGATTCGACTGCGTTTTCCCCCGGGAACAAGCCATACAAATTTTTTCTCTCGACAGTCTCGAAGTCGTTGCAGTCGATTAGAATGCACATTTTTTAGCGAGGAAGGTTTCGAAGAAtagaacatttttttttatcagaGCATATAAAATTGTTTCACTTTTCCACGAGCGTCAGTTGAAAGAGCGTTAAGTAGAACCGGTAAATAACGGTGAACTTTTCAATTTACTATGACTTACTCTGCACACGTAGTAAAAGTAGCGCGTATCACGTTTTATAGCTTGATAATACTGCAGACTGAGTCTTAATACATATTATGTAGAACGTCTTGGGACGTGGTTGTCGCGCGCTAAATATACGCCTGGTCGACGTTCTCTCACTTATGCTCTACATCTCTGTGGTGAACTCTGTTTTTCAGAGCGATGCTCAGCGGCGTGATTATGGTTGTGGCCCTTATGTGTTATTGCTGTCACAAGAGCATACGAAAGAACCGACCGCAAGAGTATCCACAGTACTGGAGAACAGAACCGGACGTCCACAGTCTCGAGGTTTTCACTACAGAAGCACACACAGCTGTGAGTGATTTTTATTAACGAACGACAATTTACGCATCGTAGCCACTAATCGTTCACTCTTCATTTTTTTTCCTCCGCTCGAAACGCAGTGATTTTCAACGAGACGACGATCGACTAACGATAAGTACACAGAACGCAGAAAGTACTGACTGCACAAGACGCTACACCCCCACTACAAATTACGAAACAACACTATATAGAAACTCGCCTTCTTGAAAGAGTGTCTGCGTGGATTTTAAATTCccatttttcaaatataacGGCGGACGACGAATAGTATGGAGGCGATATGGTGGGGGCAGCTCCGCCCAATGACCTTCAACGGCCAATATTTTCTGCCACTAACTATACTTTCTAGGGATCGGGGCTATTCGAACAATGGAACTTTCTTTTCGAGTATTTATCAGGTGAACGAAGTGAACAAAGTTTTAAATGTTAAAATTCATTGGTAACTACTTAGGACCAACTATCCTTTTCTTTAAATCCAGAAAAATAAACACGATTGATACACGTTTAGTATAAATCACGCGAAACCTGTTTGGTAACAGTTCATCCGACAGATATCAATTTCTCTGGTTCGTCGCGTATTAAATGCAAAATATTCACAGCGTACGAATCCAACAACACACGACAAAACTGGCTGGCCTTATGTGCACAACAGCGCTATCAGTTGCGGTGAAATCGTTTGCGGTTTCAGGTAAAATTAGTAAGACCCGCGATTGGAGAGCCTCCTTTCACACATTGCGCGGGCTTGGCATATTTCTTACCGATCGAAGAGGCGTTCCAGTTTCTTCTAAGGATATCTGTAGACTAGCACGTGGCCATATGTTCGAGAAAACTTCGGCATTTAACGTCttagttaaatatttatttgaaactatTATCGTTTTACAAAGTCTGTAGGATTAAATGACTAAGTGTTTTATCAAATTATCAAAGTCTAAACCATCAACATCCGAACAATCGATCTGAGTAATCAGTATGTAGGTATTGAACCTTCGGACGATCAATATCTCagtgataaatataaaaatattcaatgtcTATCACTTATGCACTCGTGTATCAGCAGTGGTGCGTTATACTATAAACAGCAAAGAGTTATTTTAGTATTTTATTTGAGGAACTTAgtcattatttatttgaaattatctgttcTAGATACAGAATCAATATGGAAGCGTATTCTATCGGAAGAAAATGTGTTGCAATGAAAGTTAAGGCGATCCACAGTAATTTTGTTGCACGATCCACGTATCAGAGTAATTGTTTATTTTTCGGTTAACAGATAAGAGTGGGTAAATGTTGCGTAGCCGGTTCTTGAAATAACAACTTGAACCTGTTTCGAGAAATTATTTCAAATgttctttttataaaattcacCTGTAATTGATAGCAGATACAGAAAACCTGTAGATTTCTTCATTTTGTATTTCCAAGTTCCAACAATGTTATTCCTttcaatttttaacaaatattttcaatgGGCTAGATTGCAATTTCGTACTCTTCTAATACTCCCTTTTAATAGCTCGACTTAAGGCATACAATTCACTACAGTAAACTGTTTTTGTTTTGTTGTCCGAATAACACGAGagtaaaataataatacaaaattaaaatgaCCATCATTAGATAGAAACTCATAATAGTGCTTCTAATATAGGCCATTTCTTCTGTTTCTAAACAGAGTTTCCAAATTCTATACTGCGTCCCCAAGAAGGTATAACGCGCCACTGTGCATCAACTATTTACTGCACCCAACCACGACTAAAAGTGCCCTTTAATCTCGCCAGTGACGTTCTTCTGCCCCTAGTGCTGCGAAAGACAATCAGCCACGGAAGGAAACCAAGAGGAGGGCACGTACGGGGCTCCTTCGTGTCCAGTGAGCCCTAGCTCGGGACCCGGTCCACCCCCAACCTACGACAGTTTGATATTCGATCCTCGGAGTTTACCCGCCAGCATAGAGAAAAAGTCGGAGGGTCCTGACACGCCCAGAACCATCATTCCTTCCATGGTGTCCACGTTTCTTGGGCTGACGACATCGCCGGTGAGATCCGCGGAATGCAACGAGCCCGTCGAGCAAGAAACGTCCGCGATCGACGAAGGTTTGCCGTCTTACGAGGCAGCCTTAAAATTAGACGCCAACGGTTACGTGTAACCGACGAACTGCCACGCCTAGCTTTTAATCAGGGAAGCGGAGGATTTTACGATTCTTCGAATCGATTACCGTCGATTCCCTTTGGTGGTCGCGCTCGACGCGTTTCTTATGCTCGATCGAGCGActaaaacgatgaacgaacgccgAGGGAATCGAAACTAAGTTGGGATTGGTTTTGATTCTTAGTTTCGGTTCTCGAGAGAAGTTACGTTGCTCGATCGACGCTGCTACTCCGTCGATACTGTTTCGAAAAGTCTTTCAATCGCTGCGTTGCTCGAAAAGATTGGAGGATCATCTTTACGGAGTAGAAATCGATTTTTAGAAACGGAAGAAAATTGTACTCGATATACTAGCGTTTTGAAGCTTTCTATCGAACGTCTATGATCAAATTATATCGAGCATCGTTGTGTCGAGCGGATAAAAATTTATGAGTATTTCGTTTGAGAAAGAACGAGCTCGTTTGCGATCGATCGGCTGAACGCTACTGTAAATGGACGTTTAAACCTGTTATAAAGACACTGAAATAGTTCGAGATGATTTTCAACGATTGAAACTAAGTGAAACTACGGTCTCCGGATGCTATGACAAACTTTACGGTGAACTAGTTTAAACTGCTTAAATAGCCGGACTCGGACAGCTTCTCGAGCCACAATTTTGCATTGCAAATGTCTATCGAGTGTTTTTTTAATAATCGACGAGAACAATGTTGTCGACAGAACTTTTTAATGGATCAGAAAAGTGTCCTTCAACGATCCACGAATAAGTACCGAAACCGAATATTTTAAACGCGTAATTCGTGTTCCCTCGTGAATTTGCTATTATTGAGCATTTTCGTTTGCACGGTAATGTAAATTTGTGTAAATAAAGAGTCATAATTAGCGACTTTGACGACGCGATTTCTTCTTATTAATTTTTACACCCCGCCGAGACAAATCCCCGGCGTCATCTTTTACCATCTATAAGGTTCTTTGATCGAAGCCACGGATAAAAATCAGAGATCTTAACCTTCGACGCGCGAAGGCCATTTCAGCGGTCCTCGATTACGTCGTTGATCAGCTTAAAGAGATCACTTTGGGGAGGCTTGAATCGCAGCTTCATTTAGAGACCTTTGTAAAACTAATCGAATGTCGCAAATTCGACTACTGGTAGCGTAATGGCTGCAATTATTTCACGCGAACGTTTACGACCTTTAAAACTACGCGGGAGAAAAATATTATTCCGCTGAAACAAATCTATAGTGATTACAGAAATCGTTCCTATTAATTTGAACTGATGGAAAGAAAAATTCAGTTTAAAAATGGATAGCTAAACCATCGATAACAAaatgaaacatttatttatttaaaacgaaTTACAACTGTTCAAAGAGACTTTACTTGCAAAATAGAACACGATTGAAATAGTCCAGCGTGTTTCAATTCACTGTATCTTCTAAAAATCGAGAGCCTAATAAATGTAACTAACATTTGATTTTTTTCAAAGTAACATATTAAAATGAGCTTGACAATTGGAATCTGCTTGCAATCACGGTTCTCGTTTGAAGTTTGACATCCGAGTTCAGCAATATTACAGACAAGGCTTATCAATAAGCTTAAGTAGCTCGTTATAATTAAAGTAACGAGCGTGTTAACTGCCGTTTTAATGCCGTTAATTGCACATTCTCCAGccaatttggaattttttcatTCTTTTGCGATAACTTCTCGCTATCTGTACATTTAAAGAAACGACGAACAATCGCACGAAATTTCAAGATGATTGACTTACCAATAAGTAGTATATAAAATTTGTGCAAAACAAATGCAGTCACGTTAACGATAAGATTATTTCTCAAGTGATAGTCAATTGTGCACATATATCTTATCAGTGGAACCATGTACCAATTCGAAAAATCGACTGCAAATATTTAACAAATCACAACAACACGCATAACCACATTTCAATGTATTTTTAAGTTTATATTTCACATAAAAGGTAAATATCATAATTATTATTCGCTGAATGTAATTTATTACACTACACAGAATCTTTTATCTACTTTTTTGCTCGTTTGATTATATCTACAAGATAAATTTGATACAGAAATTGTGTATCATTCGATTATACCGAGCAAATGCTAAgaactaatttaattttttattcgcaaCTAATTAATTACAGTTGGGTTTCTTTTGTTGTTTCAACTTCGATGTAAAAGATCTTGACGAGGCGTTTATAAAATACAATTCTTCGCAGAAAACGCGAGATTTAGTCAATGAGACTATTTACGAGGAACCATGTTACTTCGCTGGAAGTTCGCGAAACTTCGTAATCGAAAGTAGAAAAGTTTTATACCGCTGTATAATAATTTTCCACCTCCTTTGACGGAGAAAGGGGGTCGAAAAACTTTTCGGGACGACCCTCGTAAATAGTTTAGCGATTTCAGTGCAACTGTGACGAAAGTAGATCACGACTATCCGATCCCGAGGGTAAAACATTTCGTACGAGGCTTTCATATTTAAAACATTTAGTAGGATCGGCTTCAATCATAACGAAAACTATGCAACCATAAAGTAAGGTATTCGATAATACATAAACTTAAATTGCTCGAATATCTCTCGATAATTATACGATCTCGTGATTTTTCTTGCTCAGGCATATTTGAGTTTGATTATTCTTTAAACTTACaaagtaaataataaaaaataaaccgtATTATCAAACTACGTTTGTAAGCAAACCATATTTTTAAGGAGTACGTAACTCATTTGTAAGTAActgtcaatttaaaaaaaatgtacgAGTATTGTACCTTGCAAGAAGTGCATAAATTGTtcgtgaatatttttacaaatgaATAACTCTGCAAGTGCATCCTAACAGATAAATAATCAAAACATCGATTCTCCAAATagcattcaaattttatttaacgaataTTCAAATCATCGAAAACTGGAAAAGAGGACGTTCATCGTGGCACTTTATCTTTTcaaaacaaacgattacaaatttttGTATACCGTCTAAATTAATGGTAATATTTAACGTTGCCAAGATAAACGAAATACGTCGTAAGACACGTGTCTAAAAAGAAAAATGCGTTCCAAGGTAAACACGTAATGTCCACAACTCACAAATAACGTCAACCAAGAGCCAAGTCGAGCTACCTTCGCTCGCGCTCGTTTAGCTCCCGATGCATTATAAACAACGGCGTAATATATTTTGATTAATTGGCCTTGTCTGTTAATGGTGCCACCGTTAGAATTATTATCCGCGTGGACTGCTGGTCGACAGGATAATCAGTATGTTTTTA
It encodes the following:
- the S-cup gene encoding spermiogenesis-related protein stanley-cup isoform X1, whose protein sequence is MEPSNFRTITEHAENENCRTTFRKTLPVLAAVEVGSSNKRNATNEDVAILPGYNVTTTASGAASKTNHFDTDLHGNVNILLGGAMLSGVIMVVALMCYCCHKSIRKNRPQEYPQYWRTEPDVHSLEVFTTEAHTACCERQSATEGNQEEGTYGAPSCPVSPSSGPGPPPTYDSLIFDPRSLPASIEKKSEGPDTPRTIIPSMVSTFLGLTTSPVRSAECNEPVEQETSAIDEGLPSYEAALKLDANGYV
- the S-cup gene encoding spermiogenesis-related protein stanley-cup isoform X2, which translates into the protein MSPDSHLRNKRTTFRKTLPVLAAVEVGSSNKRNATNEDVAILPGYNVTTTASGAASKTNHFDTDLHGNVNILLGGAMLSGVIMVVALMCYCCHKSIRKNRPQEYPQYWRTEPDVHSLEVFTTEAHTACCERQSATEGNQEEGTYGAPSCPVSPSSGPGPPPTYDSLIFDPRSLPASIEKKSEGPDTPRTIIPSMVSTFLGLTTSPVRSAECNEPVEQETSAIDEGLPSYEAALKLDANGYV